In Arsenicicoccus dermatophilus, a genomic segment contains:
- a CDS encoding DUF2207 domain-containing protein produces the protein MSLTTTARPGGTGRLPAALAATVVSLWLLLMGAVPASAVTASAIAARAEGTDRVLHLAVDYRVDAQGGVDVTESYQYQFNDQGRHGFTRYVPTVEGYDPKGGSADSTEHRVYEIRDIKVTSPDAPADASVSTLGNNTVIRVGSASQTVSGTKHYVISYHLDHVVNEQKAGVEFYPNVLGSQWQRPIDQVDVTVTGPAAPLKVGCTYGPVGTKKVCATATNGTPARFSATGLAPRDAMTVGAMFPRSAFTDVSKQIEQGGPETSDGRVAMSPSEAKARTLGQLGVGLGAPLLAALGMGALVWRRGRDERYVGLAPDTLPAPGQQVETTRGGKALPVAVRFTPPDDATPGLIGTIYDESADTIDVSATVIDLAVRGYLRIEQTQDGGVFQTNDWKLEYLGTPKPGDRGLLRYERTILDGIFTYGTPVMMSELKNRFAPTLAAAKQEMYAETVQRGWFRSSPEQVRNAFGCLTWLPFLLLGGWFFFGSGSFVGALESDQIAGIELPVPSLLLAGAGLFAVPFIVRALAKRMPARTADGSAVLYQARGFREYLLTAEAEQITFDEALDIFSRYLPYAVVFGVADRWAKVFAQVAEMAQAQGYDVGMPTFYVWYGGGFGDFSDFGNAVDSFSTTAAGAFSRRRAPRAAAGSATAGSGTSAASPATASAGAAATPGEVTGRRAPTGRADEKS, from the coding sequence ATGAGCCTGACCACGACCGCTCGACCGGGTGGGACCGGGCGGCTGCCGGCGGCCCTGGCCGCCACGGTGGTGTCCCTGTGGCTGCTGCTCATGGGGGCGGTGCCCGCGTCGGCCGTGACCGCGTCGGCCATCGCCGCTCGGGCCGAGGGCACCGACCGGGTCCTCCACCTCGCCGTGGACTACCGCGTGGACGCCCAGGGCGGCGTCGACGTGACGGAGTCCTACCAGTACCAGTTCAACGACCAGGGCCGGCACGGGTTCACCCGCTATGTCCCCACCGTCGAGGGCTATGACCCCAAGGGTGGCAGCGCGGACAGCACGGAGCACCGGGTCTACGAGATCCGCGACATCAAGGTGACCAGCCCCGACGCGCCCGCCGACGCCTCGGTCAGCACCCTCGGCAACAACACCGTCATCCGGGTCGGCAGCGCCAGCCAGACCGTCAGCGGCACCAAGCACTACGTCATCAGCTATCACCTGGACCACGTCGTCAACGAGCAGAAGGCCGGGGTCGAGTTCTACCCCAACGTCCTGGGCAGCCAGTGGCAGCGGCCGATCGACCAGGTCGACGTCACGGTGACCGGTCCGGCGGCGCCGCTCAAGGTCGGGTGCACCTATGGCCCCGTGGGCACCAAGAAGGTCTGCGCGACGGCCACGAACGGCACCCCCGCGAGGTTCTCCGCCACGGGCCTGGCACCGCGCGACGCCATGACCGTCGGCGCGATGTTCCCACGCTCGGCCTTCACCGATGTCAGCAAGCAGATCGAGCAGGGCGGCCCGGAGACCTCCGACGGCCGCGTGGCCATGTCGCCGTCCGAGGCCAAGGCCCGCACCCTCGGCCAGCTCGGCGTGGGGCTCGGGGCGCCGCTGCTGGCCGCGCTCGGCATGGGGGCGCTGGTGTGGCGCCGCGGCCGGGACGAGCGGTACGTCGGGCTCGCGCCGGACACCCTGCCGGCCCCCGGTCAGCAGGTCGAGACCACCCGCGGCGGCAAGGCCCTGCCGGTGGCCGTGCGGTTCACCCCGCCGGACGACGCGACGCCGGGCCTCATCGGGACGATCTACGACGAGTCGGCCGACACCATCGACGTGTCCGCCACCGTCATCGACCTCGCGGTCCGGGGCTACCTGCGGATCGAGCAGACCCAGGACGGCGGCGTCTTCCAGACCAACGACTGGAAGCTGGAGTACCTCGGCACGCCCAAGCCGGGTGACCGTGGGCTGCTGCGCTACGAGCGGACGATCCTGGACGGGATCTTCACCTACGGCACGCCGGTGATGATGTCCGAGCTCAAGAACCGCTTCGCCCCGACGCTGGCCGCGGCCAAGCAGGAGATGTATGCCGAGACCGTGCAGCGCGGCTGGTTCCGCAGCTCGCCGGAGCAGGTGCGCAATGCCTTCGGCTGCCTGACCTGGCTGCCCTTCCTGCTCCTCGGCGGCTGGTTCTTCTTCGGCAGCGGGTCCTTCGTGGGCGCGCTGGAGTCCGACCAGATCGCCGGCATCGAGCTGCCCGTGCCGTCGCTGCTGCTCGCGGGCGCCGGGCTGTTCGCGGTGCCGTTCATCGTGCGGGCCCTCGCCAAGCGGATGCCCGCGCGGACCGCCGACGGGTCCGCGGTGCTCTACCAGGCCCGCGGGTTCCGGGAGTACCTCCTGACCGCCGAGGCCGAGCAGATCACGTTCGACGAGGCGCTGGACATCTTCAGCCGCTACCTGCCCTACGCCGTGGTCTTCGGCGTGGCGGACCGGTGGGCCAAGGTCTTCGCCCAGGTCGCGGAGATGGCCCAGGCCCAGGGCTACGACGTGGGCATGCCGACCTTCTACGTGTGGTACGGCGGGGGCTTCGGGGACTTCTCCGACTTCGGCAACGCCGTGGACTCGTTCTCCACGACGGCGGCCGGCGCGTTCAGTCGACGCCGGGCTCCTCGGGCGGCAGCGGGTTCGGCGACGGCGGGTTCGGGGACTTCGGCGGCTTCTCCGGCGACGGCTTCGGCGGGGGCGGCGGCGACTCCTGGTGAGGTGACCGGCCGCCGGGCGCCGACCGGGCGAGCCGACGAGAAGAGCTGA